A genome region from Rhizobium sp. ACO-34A includes the following:
- a CDS encoding cupin: MISFENFGDLLSLDIGAFEPKPTSIEGDQQEAAVVLWTSPNGKLETGIWECTPGRFTADRSKNSEICHLLSGSVTLHNGDGTEQKIGAGEMFVLPIGWRGEWTIHEQTRKIYTMIDEGV; the protein is encoded by the coding sequence ATGATCAGTTTCGAGAATTTCGGCGACCTTCTCAGTCTCGACATCGGGGCCTTTGAGCCGAAACCCACCTCGATCGAGGGAGACCAGCAGGAGGCTGCCGTCGTGCTCTGGACCAGCCCGAACGGCAAGCTGGAAACCGGCATCTGGGAATGCACGCCCGGCCGCTTCACCGCCGATCGCAGCAAGAACTCCGAAATCTGCCATCTGCTGTCCGGCAGTGTGACCCTGCATAATGGCGACGGCACCGAGCAAAAGATCGGCGCTGGAGAAATGTTCGTGCTGCCGATCGGCTGGCGGGGCGAGTGGACCATTCACGAGCAAACCCGGAAGATCTACACCATGATCGACGAAGGCGTGTAA
- a CDS encoding spermidine/putrescine ABC transporter yields the protein MTAPQQSAGAAIEIRKATKRYGAFTALNDIDLHIRPGEFMTLLGPSGSGKTTTLNLIAGFTDISSGALDIGGKSVTGLPSHKRNIGVVFQHYALFPHMTVGKNVAYPLTLRGIKGKDRDARVKRALDMVKMADFAHRYPNELSGGQQQRVALARALVFDPPLLLMDEPLGALDKKLREWLQLEIKRIHRELGTTFVYVTHDQEEALVLSDRIAVFNGGRIEQIGTGRELYDSPATLFVGRFIGESTVLRGKAEISDGNTVMAIGDQRIVAHGRIAGDVRPVMLVRPERVALKRPGMEISGTENRLSGSVVEAIYLGSGSKYEVRLADGTIAVVRCPLGAADFSIGDAVDIAFLPTDLILLPDDASADVTLT from the coding sequence ATGACAGCACCCCAACAATCCGCCGGCGCCGCGATCGAAATCCGCAAGGCGACGAAACGCTACGGCGCGTTTACCGCCTTGAACGACATCGACCTTCACATTCGTCCCGGCGAGTTCATGACACTGCTTGGTCCCTCCGGCTCCGGCAAGACGACGACGCTGAACCTCATCGCCGGGTTTACGGACATCAGTTCCGGCGCTCTGGATATTGGCGGCAAGAGCGTCACCGGCCTCCCCTCTCACAAACGGAATATCGGCGTCGTCTTCCAGCACTATGCGCTCTTCCCGCACATGACGGTCGGCAAGAACGTGGCCTATCCGCTGACGCTTCGCGGGATCAAGGGTAAGGACCGCGACGCCCGTGTAAAACGGGCTCTCGACATGGTGAAGATGGCGGATTTCGCTCATCGCTATCCCAACGAGCTTTCCGGCGGCCAGCAGCAGCGCGTGGCGCTGGCTCGGGCACTGGTCTTCGATCCGCCTTTGCTCCTGATGGATGAGCCACTCGGCGCACTCGACAAGAAGCTTCGCGAATGGCTGCAACTCGAGATCAAGCGCATTCACCGTGAACTCGGCACCACATTCGTCTACGTTACCCACGACCAGGAAGAAGCGCTGGTGCTTTCCGACCGCATCGCCGTGTTCAATGGCGGACGTATCGAGCAGATCGGCACGGGCCGTGAACTCTACGACAGCCCTGCGACGCTCTTCGTCGGCCGGTTCATCGGGGAATCCACCGTTCTGCGTGGAAAGGCCGAGATTTCGGACGGCAATACGGTGATGGCCATCGGCGATCAAAGGATTGTTGCCCATGGCCGGATTGCCGGTGATGTCCGCCCGGTCATGCTTGTTCGGCCGGAACGCGTAGCGCTGAAACGACCCGGTATGGAAATCAGCGGTACCGAAAACCGCCTTTCCGGCAGTGTCGTCGAAGCTATTTACCTGGGTTCCGGCTCGAAGTACGAGGTGCGGCTCGCAGACGGGACGATCGCTGTCGTTCGCTGCCCCCTCGGCGCGGCCGATTTTTCCATCGGCGATGCCGTCGACATCGCCTTCCTGCCCACCGATCTCATTCTCCTGCCCGATGATGCCAGCGCCGACGTGACGCTGACCTGA
- a CDS encoding ABC transporter permease, translated as MSMTAMPDEGLRTGLATGPDQPPLLSRFRPRGAIWLAAPAVLVLVVALAYPLSIVVWRSFVDPAPGIDNYVWFFQSTVNRTVLQRTFVVAAWVTLVSLICAYPYAYAMTIVGKNIRLLLILCVLVPFWLSGVVRTLAWVILLQDSGVINSFLRSLGLSPVKLIRTLPGVIIGMTQVLLPFMILPIYSVMKGIDTRLLQAARSLGAKPWRAFLQIYVPLSLPGVYAGAIIVFILSLGFYITPALLGGPRSTMLSTLVQNQVLSLLNWGRGGAMGVVLLIATFVLLAIAAPLMRQKHTSSRREA; from the coding sequence ATGTCCATGACCGCCATGCCCGATGAAGGCTTGCGGACCGGCCTTGCCACCGGCCCCGACCAGCCTCCCCTGCTTTCACGTTTCCGGCCACGCGGCGCGATCTGGCTTGCGGCGCCGGCCGTGCTGGTGCTCGTTGTCGCCCTCGCCTACCCCTTGAGCATCGTTGTCTGGCGCTCTTTCGTCGACCCTGCGCCGGGTATCGACAATTACGTCTGGTTCTTCCAGTCCACGGTAAACCGCACGGTACTGCAACGAACCTTTGTCGTCGCGGCCTGGGTAACGCTTGTCTCCCTCATCTGCGCCTACCCCTATGCCTACGCCATGACCATCGTCGGCAAGAACATTCGTCTTTTGCTTATTCTCTGCGTGCTCGTGCCCTTCTGGCTGAGCGGAGTGGTGCGCACGCTCGCCTGGGTCATCCTGCTGCAGGATTCCGGTGTCATCAATTCCTTCCTGCGCAGCCTCGGTCTTTCGCCGGTCAAGCTGATCCGCACCCTGCCCGGCGTCATCATCGGCATGACGCAGGTGCTGCTCCCCTTCATGATCCTGCCGATCTATTCGGTGATGAAAGGCATAGACACGCGCCTCCTGCAGGCCGCCCGCAGTCTTGGCGCAAAACCATGGAGAGCATTCCTGCAGATCTATGTACCGCTGTCGCTTCCCGGCGTCTATGCGGGCGCCATCATCGTCTTCATTCTGTCGCTCGGCTTTTATATCACCCCGGCCCTGCTTGGCGGACCGCGCAGCACCATGCTTTCCACGCTTGTGCAGAACCAGGTGCTGAGCCTTCTCAACTGGGGCCGCGGCGGCGCCATGGGCGTGGTTCTTCTGATCGCGACCTTCGTGCTTCTCGCCATCGCCGCGCCGCTGATGCGCCAGAAGCACACCTCCTCGCGCAGGGAGGCGTAA
- a CDS encoding ABC transporter: protein MKKFARALALTMTCALALPVFAQEKPVAGEVKEGSLKGKTLTFVSYGGIYQDGQVAALKEFVDKSGVTLLNDGPTEIAKLKAQVDAGNVTWDVVDTADLPPYVHCGTLFQKLDLSKLDVSKIPPGQVGECSVPAMNYGVVLMYKNETYKDNPPKSWADFFDTEKFPGIRAIDGSGDPTGGLIEQAFKATGGDPKAMTPEDIEKGIQKLRDLGPDTIYWKTGAESQQLAESGEADMVMMWTGRAMTAVKNGAKYTPVWQDWLVVMDQMTIPVGVKDTDAAYALLNAYLGANSQAILTEKTSYTPINMDAKPKVDDATAAFLTSTPERIAQGYQQNIPFWVKNFDLAAEKWTALLSGN from the coding sequence ATGAAGAAATTTGCGAGGGCTCTGGCCCTAACGATGACGTGCGCCCTGGCTTTGCCGGTATTCGCACAGGAAAAGCCGGTTGCCGGCGAGGTGAAGGAAGGCTCGCTCAAGGGCAAGACGCTGACCTTCGTCTCCTATGGCGGCATTTATCAGGACGGTCAGGTCGCCGCCCTCAAGGAATTCGTCGATAAATCGGGCGTGACGCTGCTCAACGACGGCCCGACCGAAATCGCCAAGCTGAAGGCGCAGGTCGATGCCGGCAACGTCACCTGGGATGTGGTCGATACCGCCGATCTGCCGCCTTATGTCCATTGCGGCACACTGTTCCAGAAACTCGACCTTTCCAAGCTCGACGTCTCCAAGATCCCGCCTGGCCAGGTTGGCGAATGCTCGGTTCCGGCAATGAACTATGGCGTCGTTCTCATGTACAAGAACGAGACCTACAAGGATAACCCGCCGAAGAGCTGGGCCGACTTCTTCGATACGGAAAAGTTTCCGGGCATTCGCGCCATCGACGGCTCCGGCGACCCCACCGGCGGCCTGATCGAACAGGCTTTCAAGGCGACCGGCGGTGATCCGAAGGCGATGACGCCCGAAGACATCGAAAAGGGCATCCAGAAGCTGCGCGATCTCGGCCCCGACACGATCTACTGGAAGACCGGTGCGGAATCCCAGCAGCTCGCGGAATCCGGCGAAGCCGACATGGTGATGATGTGGACCGGCCGCGCCATGACCGCCGTGAAGAACGGCGCGAAATACACCCCCGTCTGGCAGGATTGGCTCGTCGTGATGGACCAGATGACCATTCCGGTCGGCGTCAAGGACACGGATGCGGCCTATGCGCTGCTCAACGCCTATCTCGGCGCGAACTCCCAGGCGATCCTCACCGAGAAGACCTCTTACACGCCGATCAACATGGACGCCAAGCCGAAGGTCGACGATGCGACGGCCGCCTTCCTCACCAGCACCCCCGAGCGTATCGCACAGGGCTACCAGCAGAACATTCCGTTCTGGGTGAAGAATTTCGACCTCGCCGCCGAGAAGTGGACCGCGCTTCTTTCGGGCAACTGA
- a CDS encoding FAD-dependent oxidoreductase — MDIKTNGNISFWYADIGGIPEKRPPLPGDREADVCIIGAGYTGLWTAYYLKKTNPSLDVVIVEREFAGFGASGRNGGWLSGGFSWSREKYEKTSGRGAVVDMQNAMAGTVDEVERVTKAEGIDADLIRVDNLIAATNAAQMERIREEYQYALDWQVSPERIQFLSAEQAAARIRLANVQGAVSYRGMARVQPAKLVRGLARVVEELGASIYEGTTVTRFEKGRVETDRGTVRAPVIIRATEGFSAGLPGFERTWLALNSAQIVTEPVPEDLWREIGWEGHELLGDAAHAYCYAQRTREGRITMGGRGVPYRYGSKTDVNGQTQQATIDQLYGILTRLLPQTKSLKIDHAWCGVLGVPRDWCTTAGFDRSTGIGWAGGYVGLGVSSSNLAGRTLSDLILNRDTELTGLPWVNRTVREWEPEPFRWLGVHSMYQLYSMADKREFAGLPHTSKLAAIADSITGH, encoded by the coding sequence ATGGATATCAAGACCAACGGTAACATCTCCTTCTGGTATGCCGATATCGGCGGCATTCCGGAAAAGCGCCCTCCCCTGCCTGGCGATCGGGAGGCTGACGTGTGCATCATCGGGGCGGGCTATACCGGCTTGTGGACCGCCTATTACCTGAAGAAGACCAATCCGTCGCTCGACGTCGTCATCGTCGAACGGGAATTCGCAGGCTTCGGCGCCTCCGGGCGCAATGGCGGCTGGCTTTCCGGCGGCTTCAGCTGGTCGCGGGAAAAATACGAAAAGACCTCCGGTCGCGGCGCTGTCGTCGATATGCAGAACGCCATGGCTGGTACGGTCGATGAAGTCGAGCGTGTTACCAAGGCAGAGGGCATCGACGCCGATCTCATCCGCGTCGACAATCTCATCGCCGCCACCAATGCGGCCCAGATGGAGCGGATACGCGAAGAGTACCAATATGCCCTCGACTGGCAGGTATCGCCGGAGCGCATACAGTTCCTGTCCGCAGAACAGGCTGCTGCGCGTATTCGCCTCGCCAATGTTCAAGGTGCTGTTTCCTACCGCGGAATGGCACGGGTACAACCGGCCAAGCTGGTGCGCGGTCTTGCCCGCGTCGTCGAGGAACTGGGAGCCTCAATCTATGAAGGCACGACCGTCACCCGCTTCGAAAAGGGCCGCGTCGAGACCGACCGTGGTACGGTGCGTGCCCCCGTCATCATCCGTGCGACGGAAGGCTTTTCCGCGGGCCTGCCCGGTTTCGAGCGTACATGGCTGGCGCTGAACAGCGCACAGATCGTCACGGAACCCGTGCCGGAAGATCTCTGGCGCGAAATCGGCTGGGAGGGACATGAACTGCTCGGAGACGCGGCGCATGCCTATTGCTACGCCCAGCGCACCCGGGAAGGCCGCATCACCATGGGTGGACGCGGCGTGCCCTACCGTTACGGCTCGAAGACGGATGTCAACGGCCAGACGCAGCAGGCGACCATCGACCAGCTTTACGGCATCCTGACCCGCCTCCTGCCCCAGACCAAATCGCTGAAGATCGACCATGCCTGGTGCGGCGTGCTCGGCGTGCCGCGCGACTGGTGCACGACGGCTGGCTTCGATCGCTCCACCGGTATCGGCTGGGCGGGCGGCTATGTCGGTCTCGGCGTCTCCAGCTCCAACCTTGCCGGTCGCACACTTTCCGACCTGATCCTGAACCGCGACACCGAGCTGACCGGCCTTCCCTGGGTCAACCGGACCGTACGCGAATGGGAGCCGGAGCCATTTCGCTGGCTTGGCGTACATTCCATGTACCAACTCTACAGCATGGCCGACAAACGCGAGTTCGCCGGCCTGCCACACACCTCCAAGCTCGCGGCCATCGCCGACAGCATTACCGGCCACTGA
- a CDS encoding polyamine ABC transporter permease, whose product MPSFSRVLLGLFCLLVAVLLLAPTLVVIPMSFNGNKSLAFPPVGFSWQWYENFFRNPDWTTSFSNSLVIALIVAVVATVIGTLAAFGITRAAAHVGGLLRALLITPMVVPGVVLAIGIYAVYLDAHLVGTVTGFVLAHTMLAIPFVLIAVQASLEVFDRRLETAAASLGAGRLTVFRTVTLPLILPGILSGALFAFITSFDEIIVALFITSPYLKTLPVQIYTSITRDADPTVAAVGTLLFFATSLIIIAGLLFGMHRGRT is encoded by the coding sequence ATGCCGTCCTTTTCCCGCGTCCTCCTCGGCCTTTTCTGCCTGCTCGTCGCCGTCCTGCTGCTTGCGCCGACGCTGGTCGTGATCCCGATGTCGTTCAACGGCAACAAGTCGCTCGCCTTTCCCCCGGTCGGTTTCTCCTGGCAGTGGTATGAAAACTTCTTCCGCAATCCCGACTGGACGACGAGTTTTTCAAATTCGCTTGTTATCGCACTCATCGTCGCGGTAGTGGCAACCGTGATCGGCACGCTCGCCGCTTTCGGCATCACGAGAGCCGCCGCCCACGTCGGCGGATTGTTGCGTGCGCTCCTGATCACGCCGATGGTCGTACCCGGTGTCGTCCTGGCAATCGGCATCTATGCGGTCTATCTCGACGCCCATCTCGTTGGCACCGTCACCGGCTTCGTGCTGGCGCATACCATGCTTGCCATTCCCTTTGTGCTGATCGCGGTGCAGGCCAGCCTCGAAGTCTTCGATCGGCGACTTGAAACCGCCGCCGCCAGCCTCGGAGCCGGGCGGCTGACGGTGTTCCGCACGGTGACGCTACCGCTGATCCTGCCGGGCATCCTTTCGGGCGCGCTCTTTGCCTTCATCACCTCGTTCGACGAGATCATCGTGGCACTCTTCATCACCAGCCCGTATCTCAAAACCCTGCCGGTGCAGATTTACACCTCTATCACCCGCGATGCCGACCCGACCGTCGCGGCCGTTGGCACGCTGCTGTTTTTCGCAACGTCGCTCATCATCATCGCCGGCCTGCTGTTCGGCATGCACCGCGGAAGGACCTGA
- a CDS encoding cupin — MDDITVETRNQALIGEKVKAFRTARRMSLRALGDATGTTASFLSQLERGLSGVNTSTLIRIAGALGISLTDLFEEAGPAVGQVLRKHERPALPPAEGYRKMLLSRRPIRDMEVYIGEFDPGGSTGDKPYSHGDSHELFFVIRGEVELTLGEERHVLSAGDSIEYPTSVPHKTVNIGRELAEVIWMIAPPTSVADDLDKYLPRSGS; from the coding sequence ATGGACGACATCACAGTCGAGACACGAAATCAGGCTCTCATCGGCGAGAAGGTCAAGGCCTTTCGCACGGCCCGCCGCATGTCCCTCAGAGCACTGGGAGATGCCACGGGAACGACCGCAAGTTTTCTGAGCCAGCTCGAGCGCGGCTTGAGCGGCGTCAATACCAGCACGCTGATACGTATTGCCGGCGCACTGGGGATCAGCCTCACGGACCTGTTCGAAGAGGCCGGGCCGGCAGTTGGCCAAGTTCTACGCAAGCATGAACGACCGGCCCTTCCGCCGGCCGAGGGTTATCGCAAGATGCTTTTATCGCGGCGACCAATCCGCGACATGGAAGTCTATATCGGAGAATTCGATCCAGGTGGTTCCACGGGCGACAAGCCCTATAGCCACGGGGATTCGCACGAACTCTTCTTCGTCATCCGCGGTGAGGTGGAACTCACCCTTGGCGAGGAGCGCCATGTGCTGTCTGCAGGCGACAGCATCGAATATCCGACGTCGGTTCCACACAAGACCGTAAATATCGGCCGGGAACTGGCTGAAGTCATCTGGATGATCGCGCCGCCTACCAGCGTCGCGGACGACCTAGACAAATACCTGCCACGGTCCGGCTCGTAG